Part of the Sulfobacillus acidophilus DSM 10332 genome, CTGAAGCGTTGCAACAAAAGTGGCGATATATTGATTGTCTGCCATGTCCACAATCAGGTCATGGAACGCCTCGTCATATTCCATCGCTTCAAACACATCGCGGCGTTCCAAGGCACGGGCAAAATTCTCATTAATCGTCTGCAATTTTTGAATGGCATCTGAGGACATGCGCGGCATCGCTAAGCGGGCTGCTACGCGTTCCAGTGCGGCAAGCGGTGGATATAACTGATATAAATCGTCTGCATGCACAGGCCGAACCCGAGTATCGCGACCCCGACGAATTTCCACAAATCCCTGTGATTCCAAGATCAATAAGGCTTCGCGAACCGGGGTTCGGCTAATACCCAAGCGGTCGGCAATCGCGGCATCAGAAATGCGCTCTCCGTCCATTAACGTTCCGTCAACGATCCAGCGCTGCAGGAGTTCGAGGACATACGTTTTGGATGACTGTTGGGGCACGGAAGGGATACGGGAAGGGATGGGCATCGGGAGACTCCTTTCTAACCTAGATTGACCAATATTTAACAAATATATTAGTATATTTGTTAGCGAGGTGGTAATATTGTCACATTTATTCTCGTCCTTTGCCGATATTTCCCTTTTAGTGAAAGGTTCGATTTTATTATATTTCGGAGGGATCGGATGACTCATCAACTTAAACAACCGTCACAACGGGTATCTCGCCGAGGCGTCACGGATGCTCTCTTGGTATTAGTGGCCATTATCTGGGGATCGAGTTATATTACGACCAAAGATGTTGTGAATCATGTTCCCGTCTTGTTTTTTTTAATGGTGCGATTTGGGATAGCGGCCATCGGATTTGGGCTGGTGGGATGGCAACATCTCTCGCGCGCCACGGCAACCACATGGTTGACCGGCATTAGCTTAGGATTATTTTTGACCGGGATTTTTGTGGCGGAGACCTTCGGGGTCAAACACACTACGGCAATTGCAGCGGGTTTCCTCATCAGTCTGAATGTTGTTCTCGTGCCATGGGTCGAGAAATGGATTTTGCATTACCCGATACACTGGGCGTTAATGGTGTCGATGGTTATCGCGTTGGGGGGGACCGCCTTAGTTACATCGTCTCATGGAGGGCAGTTTGTGGTCAACTTGGGTGATGGACTTATACTGCTGGCGGCAAGTCTTCGCGCCATCCAAATGACCGTCACCAAACGGTGGGTTTCCGAGGAACGGATCGATATTATCGCACTGAACGTCATTCAATTCATGACAGTTTGGATTGTTTGCGGGGGTCTGACCGCTATAACTTCCAACTCACTAACAATTATTAATGCTCTCAAGTCTGTTTCGTTTTGGCTCGTTGCGGGGTATTTGGGCCTCTTGGGAACCGTCGCAGCGTTCGTTATTCAAATGGTAAGCATTCGGCATACGTCGGCTGCTCGTGCCGCGTTGTTACTGGGACTGGAACCCGCCTTTTCGGCACTTTTTGGGGTGATCGGGGGAGAGCGGTTATCGCTATCATCGGCCATCGGCGGAGGACTTATCGTGGCGGGGACATTGTGGGGGCAACAAGCAGAATATAGGCGTCGATTGGAGATAGAAAATCGCACATGATCGTATTTTGCCATTGCGTTTGTCGACATTGGGGGGTGACAGCCTGTTGCTAAGGGGGGGATTCGCTCGGTCATGTGGGGGTTTGCTGGGCGGGCCCATACGGCGTTGTGTTGTACAACGATCGGCGGACGGAGAGTTGGCTGGCTCGGATTTCCTTTGGTGCATACCGTTCGCGTCACGGTCGGATTGTCACCGGCGGTGGCGGCCACGCAAGCCCGAACGGGAACGTCTTAGCCCCTATCGGTCGGAACTTTTGCGTAGTGCGCGAGCTCTTTGCAGCATTAGGTGGTATACGAAACCGAGCGGGATTTTGGGCGGTCGACGGCCTCTGCGGCGTTAGGGCCAAGAACATTTCAGAACTTCTCGGGCGAGGGAGCGGATCCCCAGGGCATTTGGAAAGGTGTTGATCTTTCGTAATGAGCTACACGAAACTGTGCGTTTCCGATTCTGCTCCCCTCGTCCGCACCGGGATCGGTATGGCCAAAGGACCGGGTCCGGGGTGTAAAGCCTCACTTTATTTAGCAGCAAAATGACTAATTGTCACGGGTAATGATGAGTGCCAGGCAAGCCAAGGAACCAGGGGGTATTGGGAATCTCTACTCCTCCCGTGGCGACAGACTTGTGTCACGCACGGAGCGGAAAGGCGGGGACTCCTGTCCGCGTCCGGCCCGTAAATCCCGTTTGGTGGCGGGTCGACAGACCCTCTATTGACCATCCGAAACGGGTGAGGACAATGGTAAATCTTCATGGCCTAATTGGGAACAAACGGTTGCCCAACTGTCCCCTTCTATTTGACCAAATACCCATGGGGACGGGGACGGTCGTTCGAGCGATCGCCCGGCCATCGGCCGCCATTGTACAGACCACGTGATCCCTGAGATTGGCGTCAATACCGACGTACAACACGGTGTCCATGGTCTCCGGGGTGGAAGAGGCACCTCGCGCGTTAACGGTGAGGAAGGGGCATCGCCGACTCACAGACTTTCTAAGCCGTCCATCCGGCAGGAAGTCTACAATCTTGATAGGCAA contains:
- a CDS encoding protein of unknown function DUF6 transmembrane (PFAM: EamA-like transporter family~InterPro IPR000620~KEGG: pna:Pnap_1360 hypothetical protein~PFAM: Protein of unknown function DUF6, transmembrane~SPTR: Putative uncharacterized protein), which translates into the protein MTHQLKQPSQRVSRRGVTDALLVLVAIIWGSSYITTKDVVNHVPVLFFLMVRFGIAAIGFGLVGWQHLSRATATTWLTGISLGLFLTGIFVAETFGVKHTTAIAAGFLISLNVVLVPWVEKWILHYPIHWALMVSMVIALGGTALVTSSHGGQFVVNLGDGLILLAASLRAIQMTVTKRWVSEERIDIIALNVIQFMTVWIVCGGLTAITSNSLTIINALKSVSFWLVAGYLGLLGTVAAFVIQMVSIRHTSAARAALLLGLEPAFSALFGVIGGERLSLSSAIGGGLIVAGTLWGQQAEYRRRLEIENRT
- a CDS encoding transcriptional regulator, GntR family (PFAM: Bacterial regulatory proteins, gntR family; FCD domain~COGs: COG1802 Transcriptional regulators~InterPro IPR000524:IPR011711~KEGG: bss:BSUW23_16445 GntR family transcriptional regulator~PFAM: GntR, C-terminal; HTH transcriptional regulator, GntR~SMART: HTH transcriptional regulator, GntR~SPTR: Transcriptional regulator, GntR family protein) — its product is MPIPSRIPSVPQQSSKTYVLELLQRWIVDGTLMDGERISDAAIADRLGISRTPVREALLILESQGFVEIRRGRDTRVRPVHADDLYQLYPPLAALERVAARLAMPRMSSDAIQKLQTINENFARALERRDVFEAMEYDEAFHDLIVDMADNQYIATFVATLQMHIRRLKYRFFSHALPGHTSVLEHQAMIQAFETQDCNTLEITMESNWLRPMQELVQAITAFTDQDG